The genomic window tattgttCTGGGTACTTGTGACCTTGTAAGCTTATTTTACTTCAAGCAACATGAGCAAATATAAAAACTATGGTTGAAGGAGTAAGAACTTCGGTATAAACAGGATCCACAACCTATACGCTTGACCCTTCACCTCCTAAACTAGTGCTAACCCTGATTGTCTTGACATTATTCTTCAAAGTTCATGTCTAGCATTTTTCAACTATATCCTTCGTTGAGAATAAAATGGTTTTTCTATTGTCTTGGAAGTGGGACGGTTGTCTTGTGCAAGGAACTAGAAGGATtctatgatcaattttcttttggACTTTAATATTGATATTGGTATCTCATTGGTGCGAACTTCATGTTGGTAGGATTTTGCCTCTTGATTGGGCTAAATAAGGGAGCACAAAGTGCATGTGAAGGCACAGTGGATCACCTCGAATAGAGCACTATGATTGGCCTCCATTGTCAAACTAACAAATGAAGATTAATTCTATTTCCATCTACTTAACCATAATTTTCATTTACACATGTTAGAAAGTCAATAGAGAATCTAAAAAGATAAATAGTGAGAACAAAAGCATTGATGACATTTGACATTATTCCAATATTGAAATAAGCATaagtaaatatttaatcaaaCCTATCCATCCAATATATATAAAAACGTAAAAGCTAGTGATGACAAAGAAAGATCTCTAATATTACGAGCTTGAACCTAACAAAGAATGTGTGCGCGCTTGTGTGCATGCATCGGGTTGTGTTAGGTTTAGGGTACTCGACTCTTGAACCCAAATCCGACCCACGTATGTGTTTACATCAAGTCGGGTCAGATTTGGGTTACTTGTCTCTTTATCCGGATCGAACCCAATCCAACCAGATTTCTGGCCTGCTAGAACCAGAACCAACCTAATCATATATAAAACCTTAGCTGGACCAAACCAACAAGATTGATTCGATTAGGTAGTCAAGTTGACCTAGACCTACATGTATCCGTAATACACAAGACCATAGTTAATGCATCATGTTTGATGGTCTGTGCAGCATAGATACTCGCGTTACATCAAAATAGGAAAGCAAGTATCAGACGTGATGCATGTGTGCATCACATAAAAACCAGTACTTCATAAGAATCTCGATACATATCGAAAGGCTCATGTTGCATGAATCCATCAAATAGTAAGTAGTGTTGGATCCGACGCCCTTCCACTGCTAATGCTGCAGTAACCTTGTTGTGGTGCACTCTTGCTCATGTTAGAGGAGGTGCCAATGCAGTGTTTCTTAGAAACTAATTGCAGCATGTTTAACATAGCATCCTTGAATAAGCTAGCATGGGCGGCTGATTCGCTCCAAAAAGGTGAAGGTTAGCAGATGATCTTGTTCAGAACAATTTGGGTGATCTAGACATGGTTCAGGTGCACTTCAGTTTGACacagtttgacatgatttcacaTGCATTTCTAAGCCGTGCCTGGCCAGTATGAAGCAATGTAATTGCCCATCTCCTTGCAAGAGTCGCAATCAGAAAGAACAAAGAGAAGCTTCTAGGGTTGATCTCCTTGCAAGAAAAGATAGACGTGCGTTTCTTAGGGTTGATCTCCTTAGCAACTCCATACATGAATTGTTTGATGAGACTCTATAAAGGTTTTCTCCTAATTGGAATATGTTCGCTAGTGTTGTGTTGATAAAAAAAGAGGTTTCGGATAGTATCTTTTatgcaaaagaatgattgatcctCTTTCGTAGTGTCGGTTGTTGGAGTGCACCCAATAaagatctcaaagcacttcaaACTTTTCATTCATCTATCTGCATAGGTCACAAAGCAACTATTGTGCATTCCAACAGTGGATTCATATGAAGGAAGGagaatcattctttcatgcaaaagatatAACCCTTATCTTACAAAAGGTTGCACTGTATCTATTGTTACATACTTAAGCTCCATGGACTTGGTTCTCTAGTAACACGGCATCATTGTATGAGTACCATCAAAACATGCTTGTCTCAAGCGATTTGTGTTGGAAGGCCTGCTTATGTTGCATACAAGCAAGACGTACTTCTATACTTTTTAAGAGGAGCTCAGGTTGCACCTCTTCCTTAAGTGTCACTACCTCCATTACTAACTCAACTCGGTTTTAGAAAATTTATTGAAGGCACTTATAAAGTTCTACAATACAGATGTGATCAACTTCAGGTTACCACAACAACTGGAGGCAACTGAGCTTATAACATATTACCTAAAATCTATTGCTTCTTCGATAAAAATTAACATGCCTCAAAGAGTCTAATCAAGTACATTTCATCTAGAGTGGCATGCATTTCATCTCCTCCACAATGCATGTCTCATATACATGcgcacatacatgcatgcatgtatccatccatctatcatatacatatacatatatgcatacatacatacatatattcgaAGGAGGGTAAATTCACATGTATGTATTCGAATACATACGTGTATTcgaaggaggatgcatccttctTTTGCCTGAAAGATACGATCCCAATCCATCAATCGGCATGTGCCGTTCATGGTAAATGCAGATGATCTCAAGATAATTCACTTGCCACTTGCCACATTCAGCTCTTATCGATGCAGTCGGACCAAATAAGCTATTGTGAGCCTAAAAGGCACCATAAGATTTATTAAAGAATAGGAACGCCTAACTTAGTTTTTTTCAAGTATATtcttataaaaagataaaatataatgAACAGAGAAACAGATGAAGCAGATGCCGCCTTCGAGGAAAGGCCCAATAAGGGACAGTTCCAAGGACTCAAATCCTTTGGCAAATCCAAGGCCTAGGCGGCGCCACCGACGCCGCTACCGACGGCATCGCCAAAGCTTTTCCTCCTTGTCTCTCCTCCATTGCTGTCATTCTCACCCCAGCTTCTTCAACCCTCCATGAAATATCCCCCAAACCGCGTCCCTTGGCATTTAGTTCATATGCCGGCCCACCCAATGCCGGTGGGCCCTCACCCCCTCACGCTGGCGTTGGAACGTAAGCCCAGTATTAAAATAAATCCACCAAAGAGACTGGGGGCCCCTTAGTGACCCCCCCAAAGGAATTCTGAGCAATTAATAAGGTAGTGATGCCCCATGCACCATAAAAGCTCCACGCACTTGAGGTCAAGAACCGGATTTCGGTCACCGAATTCCCCTCCCTCACAAAGTTGGACATTGAAACAAACCTTTGAGCATCTAATATATCCGTCTCTTTCCCTTCTCTCCATAGCACCCTTGTCCTCAATGTATGAAGTGCAATGATAAGAGCAGTGAGCTTTGTCTAAAAGCGTTTCTCTTATTGAGTTTCTATAGCTAGAGAAGAAGATGAACTCTCGATGTAAAAGCATGGGGAGCTTAAAGAGCAACGACATCCCTACAACGAATCAGCAGCAACCGTCTTCACCGACGGCATCGGTGTCGGAATCCAACGCGGTTGCCTCCTCCGAGCCGGAGCCCAACAACCCGACCACCTTCCAAGGGCTCAAGTTCGACGTGGACATCGACATCGAGATCCAGTCGCCGGATAGCTCCTTATGGGAGTCCTTGTTTGCCGACCAGATCGACTCAGGCACTGACTTTATCATCTCCTCCCCAAGGAGGGACTACATGATCTTCTCCCCTAGGAGGGACTACATGATCTCCTCTCCTAAGAGGGACTACATGATCTCCTCCCCTAGGAGGGACTACATGATCTCTTCTCCTAAGAGGGATTACATGGTCTCTTCTCCGAAGAGGGACTGCTTGATCTCTTCTCCTAAGAGGGACTTCATGGTCTCTTCTCCTAAGATAGATTACATGGTATCTTCGCCTAAAAGAGAGTCCATGGTGTCATCACCTAGGAGAACAGGCCTCAACTCTCTCTATAGTCATTATAGCAATTATGGCTACGTGCATGGGATGCATGGGCTCCATGGGTGCACCTCACCTTCATATAACTCATCCAACCATGGCAAAGGGAAGTCACAAAGCCCACTCCACAAGGGCGTTAACAGCTCTTCTTCTCCATATTCTTCTTCCACTCAGGTTGTTCATGGCGAGTGCCTAGCACTGCCGGCGATGGATGCGTTCTTGGATGAGTATGGCAGGGAGAACTATAGCACgtatacatcatcattgaagagCACAGGGGGGATCGAGTGCTCTTCAGAGGCCTTTGAGATGACACCAACAGCGACCCTGCCATCGCTCCTGGACTGCCTGACAATGGAGTCAAGATATGGAGATGCTGTGGGTGAAACGGACACAGGGCTGCAAATAAGTGGAGATGGGGGTTTGTATCAGATGAATCAGTTTGGGGTTGGGGGAGCGGCACAGCAGCAAGGGAGGGATATTGATCATGGATTGCTTGGATCGGTGGGTAAGACTGAGTTGGTGGAAGCTTCATACCATGGCTTGCTGGGTGGTCCAATAATACCTTCCGAGTCGGAGCAGGTGCTAGTCTTTCTCCTCCTGACCACTTTCAAACATGCATGCACGCATGCATACATGTGCATAAACATGCATGAATgcacaataaattataaatatatacacacacatgtaGGCATGCATACATGTAGTTACGTAGAGAAACATATGCATGTTTGCACGTATGTTTGCATTCAATCGGAAGCGGTGCAGTTCAATTAATCATAAGGGCCGGGTTTATTTGCCATAACAACTCTGATTGTATCGGAGACATTTAGATTGGTCTAGCAGATTGTTGCACATCTGTCCCATCTGCACCTAAGCCACTTATGTCCAAATTGAGCGAAGAGAgacagagaggaagaggaaagaaagtAGAAAGAACAGAAACAGGATGCAACTTAAAAGATTACGAGGTCATGTTATGGAGCCCCTGGTGTAATTAATACAGAATGGATTTGCAATTGTCCAAAGCTTATAGCTTTAGTGTGACATACAACCATTCTAATGATGATTAAAAGAACCTTGTTGGCAACAGACACCAGGGCTCATGTCTTACATTTAGGCAGCATTAACGTTACCTGCTAAAAGCAAGGACAACGTTACTGCTAGCATGATGTCGCTATCGTGCCCACATGTAGAGCTTATCCATCTTTCTGAGGTCAATATGTATGCGCCATCATATAGAGATtaatatttgaaatatatttGTGAACAGTTCTCATCTTGTCGTCATCCCCTCTACCCACTACGAATCGATGCTAACTCCAGACGTCCAAAAATAATTTCAGACAAGAGAAGAGACTATATTATTGAACATAATGATGTGTTGTCTCTTTCTAAAGGTGGATACCTGCGCTCTTGTATGTCCCTAGTGTTGTCATTGTAGGATTAACTTTGAGCAATATAAACTTAATACATCCATTATTGATCCTAACGAGCTCAGTTTCTTCATAATTtcaattaattaatttgaaagtatatgtgtttatatatagatttatatacattcatacatatgtACGTGCAtgcgtgtgtatgtatgtgtgcataATCAAAGAGACTATAATTCGGTTTAGTAGAATATATTAATTGTAAATAATCTTCTAAACATTTTCCTCAATCCATTTATCTCAGGAACAAGACAGTGGGTTGCAGCTGGTGCACCTCCTCCTGGCCTGCGCCGAGGCGGTGGCCAAGGATGACTACCTCACCGCCCGGCGTTACCTCCACCACCTCAACCACGTCGTCTCCCCCATCGGGGACTCCATGCAGCGCGTGGCCTCGTGCTTCGCCGACGCCCTCGCCGCCCGTCTgtctccctccccctcccccatGCCCTACCCTCCCCCCTCCCTCGACACCCTCAAGATCTACCAGATCCTCTACCAGGCCTGCCCCTACGTCAAATTCGCCCACTTCACCGCCAACCAGGCCATCTTCGAGGCCTTCGAGTCCGAGGACCGCGTCCACATCGTCGACCTCGACATCCTCCAAGGCTACCAATGGcccgccttcctccaagccctcgcCGCCCGCCCGGGGGGCCCTCCGGCCCTCCGAATCACCGGCGTCGGCCACCCGGCCGAGTTGGTCCACCGGACGGGGCGCCACCTCGCCGAGCTCGCACACTCCCTCCGCGTGCCCTTCGAGTTCCACCCCGCGGTCGCCGACCGCCTCGAGGACCTCCGCCCGAGCATGCTCCACCGCCGCGTCGGCGAGGCCCTCGCCGTCAACGCCGTCTGCCACCTCCACCGCGTCCCCGGCGCCCACCTCGGCCAGCTCCTCTCCATGATTCGCGACCAGGCGCCCAAAATCGTCACTCTAGTGGAGAAAGAAGCCAGCCACAATGGGCCTTACTTCTTGGGGAGGTTCTTGGAGGCACTGCACTACTACTCGGCGCTGTTCGACTCGTTGGACGCCACTTTTCCGGCGGATTCGGCGGCGAGGGCGAAGGTGGAGCAGTACATCTTCGCGCCGGAGATTAAGAACATCGTGGCGAGCGAGGGGGCAGAGAGGGTGGCAAGGCATGAGAGGCTGGAGAGGTGGAGGAAGGTGATGGAGGGGAGAGGATTCAAGGGGGTGGCGTTGAGTGCCAACTCCGTCAACCAGAGCCGGATACTGTTGGGATTGTATGCCTGCGATGGGTATAGGTTGACGGAGGACAATGGGTTCATGTTTTTGGGGTGGCAGGACAGGGCGATCATTGCGGCTTCGGCGTGGAGGTGTTGATGCGGATCCATGGGGTTGGATTGAGGGGGCCGGCCTGGTGTTCTTATTTTACGTGTGCTAGCTTGGATGTAGGTTATCGATCGTGGTATGGCCATGATTCATGAATAAGAGGTCAGACGAGGGATAGGGAGATGAAATAATgagatatatctatatatatatatatagttgctGTTTCCACTTGTGGTATATATCGGATGtacaaaattttattatatatatatatatataaacacgatGATGGTGCAATTATTTTTGTAGTAGGTTAGCAGGAAGATGGTTGAGTCTTTTACCGTACtggtataaatttaaaaaaaaaaattatcaatttaatacaaattaaaatttatttatcaaaataatacaaaatagaaaaatattatttgaaaagaTGTTTTTTACGGATAAAATGCCATTCCAAATGACGTTTATGTGATCTAGTCAGTTCTCTACGTGGAGGAAAATAAAAATACCACTAGAAGTGGCATTTCTAAAAACGCCATTGTGAATAGTATTTCTAAAACCATCATTTAAAATGGTACTTTTAGAAACATCATTTTGAACGGTGTTTCTTCTaaaaaatgtcattttgaatgacatttttagaaacactattcaaaatgatgtttatatatttttatatatatattaaaaaaaactcAACGTCTCCTTTTAGATCCTTCTTCTCTGATTACGCCCTCTCTCTGATccttcttctccgatgatgcccccTCTCCGATCCATTTCAGTAAGCTGCagcccccctccccctcccccccccgcgcctcttttttttctctccctcttcacCTCTTCCTCCCTCAGCCCCCTCCTCCCCCCATCCGACACCCCCCTACCGCCCACTGGCTGGCCCCCCCTACCGGCTGCCCCCTTCCCCCCATCTGGCTGCCCCCTCCCCCTTGCcggccctctcttctctctccctctgtcCGATCGACCAGTCGTCTGACGAACCCTCCCCCTCCCATCCGACAACCCCCCCCACCCACACCACATCCCcccttcctcttccttctctctctccttttgaaCTTTTTCAGTTATTTTTTTTGCTAATGTATTCGTTAATTTAATGTATctattaatatattaatgttGTTTGTTATATTATTGAAAATCGATCGaaatctatttttttcaaatttgattaaaaaatttaaatatattgcattaCATAGAACCGTAGATCCGTctcttgattaatgtacatattctacagcatctgtacatttatatatttttgtacggatgggagaattatgtacattggtcaattgactgTCCAGTTTGAACAGTTtgaaaattgtaattaattttataggtaattacagtaatcaaacgatacgcagaggatttgaaagaaatttcggacagtattttttttaattttccttaCATATCTCCAGTCATGTAGAGAAAACTAAGAaaaaatgctgtcgaaatttttttcaaattctattgcatatcatttgattactgtaatgtcctataaaattaatataatttctaaatgggataggacctatctttatctattagttgatgataggatacatttattatgtaagccattttattaaaataattattaatattaaatattttgattttaatattatcagaattttttgaaaaaatgaccaatgCTAGGGTTCatctactattgtattatgatagcACAATAGAAAATGACGAAGATAGCATACAGTACAGTCAGCCTGCAAGTCGGATGGTTAGACTGTCtttatcattatcacgtcaaaaaTTATTGGATCATCTATACAGTGGTATTCCAATAGACAGAGaagaatatgaaatcaaattaaggTGGAgatagttaatgcagagcaagtatatcttagtttcaattgataatgatgaagatatccAAAAAATGCTGACATTCTCTTTGAAATTTTCAGAATACCGATAtattgaattatatattgaaaagaaagatatATCCTCTATTGAAAATACTACTCAAATGATAGTATCGAAGTTTGGATACTTTAGTAGGCTTTTAACCCAAGAGAACAATACCTCTGGGCCTtcttcacctttcgtaactccaaTGGTACGAACCATTAGTGTTGAGGCCATGTTTGCAGAACAGCATTCTAATATTGTTggccctagttgtccaattattcaaaatCCTATAGTGATTTCTTCTATAGTAATTTCTTCTATGGTAACTTCTTCTATGCTAGAAGTAGCAATAAGTATGGGATACGACACTCAAATAGGGGACGATAATTGGGTCAGCActggaataaattttgataatcgAAGTTTTGAATCAGATGAGAATGAGGCTCAAGAAGAATGGCTTGATGAGGATAGTaacaatgatgaagatgaagatggtgatgaagatAATCAGCCTGATATTGTAGGAGAACTTGAACTTCGTTTGCATGAAGATGATAATGTAGGAGAACCTGAATCTCGTTTGTATGAAcctccataattttttagcaatttaaatttaaatcaagatAATGGTATTAGTGCTGATCGAAAATTGAACTCTGACCCTCAATTTTGGAACTTCTCGATGACTGAAGTTTCTATAGATCTGATGTTTCAGAATAAAGATGAGCTAAAGAGACCTAAGTAGAAAGGCAGGATAAAGTCAACAATGCTACGAAATGCGATAGATGATAGGTAAATAAGAAGCAAGAATTATTATGGTATTTGTAGGGAACAAGATCGTGATCATTGTCGTTGTCCTAGATTACTTCCACATACATCAACTTCAAGTAGTGGAAGACATTAAAGGCAGTAGATATATTGCTCTATGTATTTTTAgagttatatattattttatatatttttaataattgaattattatttaatctatattcaAAATTATGTATTATTCTATCCATTGTTCTATGTATGATTGCAGAATTATATTTATCATGAAATGAATTAGTATCATATTCCTCATGCTCTAATACACTTAGGATGCATGTTATTGTTTTAGAGTCATTAGTATGTTATGGCTTACGAAGGATGGCATCCGGACTCTTGAGACCACAGTATTCTTACATTATAGGAGATCCATCGCTCACAGGCCATCCTAGATAGCAATGTAGGCATTCTATTCCTAAtcttactatttatatttttataaaaaaaaatatttgagagatacacgttatctaattattatatcttattgcagAAGTCCAGACACCTCCAATTACGACGAGCCGATGCTGACATATGGAGGATGGAGGATATCTCAAATAgagttatatattatttataatatttaaagtTTTATAGAGTCTATCGGATTGGACAGATACAGatggatgttggtcttattactgtctTACTTGAGAGATGGCGCCCAGAGACACATACATTTCATCTTCTATTTAATAAGACGACCACCACATTACAGGATGTTAGTATCCTCACTGGACTATCAGTTGATGGTGAGGTAGTTACAGGAGTTGATCTCACTCTTAATATTTCAGAGTCGCAGGATATATGCTATTGATTACACAGATTTCAGCTTGaggtataattttttgatcatttacgATTGAGGATAGAGTATTTGGATGATCATTATTAATATTTCTATATTAGAGATAATGCACTAGAGAAAATAGTGCGATAGTATGTCAGAGACTACGTACTGTGATTACTAGGGGGTGTCCTTTTACTTGATACTTCATCTAACAAGGTGAAGTTGATCACTACAACGAAAAGGGCCTGTAGCGACagttttttgccgacgcttttggaaagcgtcggcaaGTTGCGcagacctgccgacgctttttaaaagcgtcgtcgtttaacgacgcttaaaagcgtcggcattgaacgccgacgcttttagcaaaagcgtcgtcaAATAAAGCAAATGCCGACGCTTTTGTACAGTAAtttacgacgctaaaaagcgtcgttaggttcgtttaatacccttCTTCCCCCGTGCCCTAATCCATCTACCGCCGCCCTTTCCATCCTTAATTTCTTCCGCCGACCCCGTCtcatctccgccgccggcaccgTGCCCGCCGTCCACGCGCATCCGCCGTCCACGGCTCACCGCCGTTTgccgctcccctctgctgccgcgtCCGTCGACGCCGCACCCGCGCTGTCGAAGCCGTACACCGTCCGCTGGAAGCAGCcaccccaccggccctcctcccctcccccctcccggcgGCCATCTTCCCATCACGATTCCCTTCGATTGCCGTGCACTTTTGCTTGGATTTTGTTTGGCGCAGACTGATTCGTGTTCGACCGATTCAATTTCGGCCCAAAGGttcggtctctctctctctccccctccctccttcCCTGTGTCATGACCGGTAATCGCATCTAATATGTGTTTAGCATTTCTCAGAGCGGAAATCCTCTCCGTCATCGAACATCGACGCGGTCTCCGGTCGATCCAGCTCCAGCATCGGATCCACCGCCTGGAAACCCCAGAATCCGAGAAATCCGCAAATCGAATCCTCAAGGTGATGAGATATCCGTGGATTCTGGTATAATTCCCCTGttctttagtatttcttcttaATTAGTTGATATTGTGGAGCTTGGAAGCTCGAAATTAGGGTTCTTTATATTTAGAAAGACGGACAGAGGATTTACATTGCGAGTTCTTCTCTTTggagctccgaatttgatctagaaTTCTTTGCTGTGGATGCTAGGTTTTAGGGAGTGTGAGGAGATCTTCACATGACTGGTTTTGATACGCCTAGGTCTAGGAAAGTGAGAGAGTTCTTCTCTGTTGAAATTTGATGGTGCAAGTTGTCCATCAATTGGTTTCTCTCTGTGCATGTCCATGTCTGCCTTGTGCATGTGCGATGTGCATGTGACTCATCTTCCATTTCAAGTAGGTGTGTATTCTGCAGTATGGTTCATGTTGCCCGTATCGGCTTATATAGAAAGTTTGATCTGGTAGTTGCTGACTAGTTTGGGCCGGCAATGGGTCATAAAAGGATTCCAAAACCCTTTATTTGGGTTCATTTTCATCTAatgcaagagagggagatgggATAATTTTATACCAAATCTTATGATTCTAATTTACTGGAGATGTGCTACCATGATGTTGTGATACACATTGCTATTTAATGCCTATATAGCGCTAATGTAGAACGAAAGATGAAAGGATACACTGCCTAATATAAGGAAAACAAATAATGAACTTTTGGAGTTATCTGTATTTCgtagtttttttcttttgtaacGAAATGCAAATGCTAATATTATGATCTTCTAGAGTTACACCTTCATAATATTCTAGTTAAAAACAATATGACGTTATTAGTGCTACATGGTTTTCTTTCACAAAACCTGGCGTCCTAAATCCATGTTTTCTTTCATTTTGAAACAAGTATGATGTTAGCAGTGTTGTGTTTTGATTATTTTGTGATTACTTGAGCATGACTCATCTATTTGTCATTATGTTACTTTCTGTGGATGATGTTATTTAGTCTCTTTGGATCAatgatagtattattatatttcaTTTTGGCCTGTTTCAACCTTCCTGctgtaaatcatactttaatcttGTTTAGCATCCGTCATCATGTCATGCTCTAAATACATGAAACCTTGAATTCATTAATGAAAGTTTTTTTACTGCAATGTTTATGAAGTGTGGTGAAATTTATCCTGACATTTTAGGATGGACCCTGAAAATCTCTTTGATCGGTGAGTATGTTGCTCTTCTTGCTACCAATCCCCCTTACTTATGCTTCTGCATCTATTTTTCACTCACTCTGTCTTCCAGAATCTTCTCTGTGTTTGTTTCCTCTGATCAATGGCATGCTTATATATAGTTCTTTTGAAGTTTCTATTTTACTGTGCTTGTGCAAGGATTATAATGCAAATATGTGTaacagaaaaattttgatttagtgaGTAGGCTTGTACTTCATGTATGTCTGTGCTCCAAATTATGCAAGTCAT from Elaeis guineensis isolate ETL-2024a chromosome 9, EG11, whole genome shotgun sequence includes these protein-coding regions:
- the LOC105051128 gene encoding GRAS family protein RAM1-like, which translates into the protein MNSRCKSMGSLKSNDIPTTNQQQPSSPTASVSESNAVASSEPEPNNPTTFQGLKFDVDIDIEIQSPDSSLWESLFADQIDSGTDFIISSPRRDYMIFSPRRDYMISSPKRDYMISSPRRDYMISSPKRDYMVSSPKRDCLISSPKRDFMVSSPKIDYMVSSPKRESMVSSPRRTGLNSLYSHYSNYGYVHGMHGLHGCTSPSYNSSNHGKGKSQSPLHKGVNSSSSPYSSSTQVVHGECLALPAMDAFLDEYGRENYSTYTSSLKSTGGIECSSEAFEMTPTATLPSLLDCLTMESRYGDAVGETDTGLQISGDGGLYQMNQFGVGGAAQQQGRDIDHGLLGSVGKTELVEASYHGLLGGPIIPSESEQEQDSGLQLVHLLLACAEAVAKDDYLTARRYLHHLNHVVSPIGDSMQRVASCFADALAARLSPSPSPMPYPPPSLDTLKIYQILYQACPYVKFAHFTANQAIFEAFESEDRVHIVDLDILQGYQWPAFLQALAARPGGPPALRITGVGHPAELVHRTGRHLAELAHSLRVPFEFHPAVADRLEDLRPSMLHRRVGEALAVNAVCHLHRVPGAHLGQLLSMIRDQAPKIVTLVEKEASHNGPYFLGRFLEALHYYSALFDSLDATFPADSAARAKVEQYIFAPEIKNIVASEGAERVARHERLERWRKVMEGRGFKGVALSANSVNQSRILLGLYACDGYRLTEDNGFMFLGWQDRAIIAASAWRC